A part of Pseudoalteromonas arctica A 37-1-2 genomic DNA contains:
- a CDS encoding DUF6984 family protein — protein sequence MNSTEIEIMTKLLKIDISLLLVNPINDGGMGSLAIGDNYENRQLGQEVAEYIFKDLDGTPVSASLNIDKQGNLYELDIWKVDFSRTQMYTYKRIRFPPSIYHT from the coding sequence TTGAACTCAACTGAAATTGAAATAATGACTAAGTTGTTGAAAATAGATATCTCTCTATTACTTGTCAATCCAATTAATGATGGTGGAATGGGGAGCTTAGCTATCGGTGATAACTATGAGAATCGTCAACTTGGTCAAGAGGTAGCTGAATATATATTCAAGGACCTTGATGGTACTCCTGTATCTGCATCGTTAAATATAGATAAGCAAGGCAATTTATACGAATTGGATATTTGGAAAGTAGATTTTTCTCGAACGCAAATGTACACATACAAGAGAATAAGGTTCCCACCGTCCATTTATCACACATAG